A single region of the Pelobates fuscus isolate aPelFus1 chromosome 4, aPelFus1.pri, whole genome shotgun sequence genome encodes:
- the ZNF516 gene encoding zinc finger protein 516 isoform X2 → MDLRKEIDMELRETNPKSTKNDMEDDKASSFSCVICGKSFPFQSSLSQHMRKHTGEKPYKCPYCDHRAAQKGNLKIHLRTHRTGTISQAHDVEMGDSHVGELGASEGMGGCASPTKSTSACNRILNGSAQIDDSEVVDDDKPGSYQCSFCKNKYDRKKELDQHLLQVHKPYKCKFCSYMTLREETLLNHIEKDHITTSIPLNREPFAENGKSEVSAGEFPCEVCGQAFGQAWFLKAHMKKHRGSFDHGCHICGRRFKEPWFLKNHMKSHGPKTGSKNKPKSDTEPVATINDVVQEEAIMTGLSLYEVCTKCGNFFTNIESLNAHNLVHCKTEENPVEDKSEQAMEVLYNGTPDVPEAKHFFLDYLKLKPLEEVGKISNTQQGKRVPELDPVNSYQAWQLSTKGKVAEASEYVKYLGWDETLADADVTYDKDKGEYVFVGQEKRKRETESQGTGNPKKRSCSSGSRPEKGISGQSGENVDGPNDLEFRPPSRQSRRSSQNKSTECFECGKIFRTYHQMVLHSRVHRKERRSLSESGSISHRDRYGSNSDGDSASRPSSPDSASAPEDSVASGMGEDGPDDDSFEEATSQSPGMKQYPRDYSGEDTPVQMSTTSHRHDINSNDTSKFEPSQFKPQILQSPSALVSNKHPDFSVVKSEFPSDLKIPAFKYNKDPHGSGNLIQDVSSSTSSEAQHSHDIAVDMKKGFSGEKGPPNGVALDLIKDHSGVEKSTTIKQEFVPLDLSEKSTREESCSKRSISALQAALVLHQCPYCSHKTYYPEVLWMHKRIWHKVSCNSMAPPWIQQNGFKNLKNNVLFLARNGRTGPPPALGGKECQPLPIARFTRTQIPTRSSTSKGNSSNAGTVPKATSASQGRDNSRGFSGSKATNVDLQRQPKSALTQEPYNPAIQQQHSKPKYEASPKLLQSGNFSRSHTPAQMAASRQILQPSTSKQVEKYMMPQGGPSFASTNNKLSLSDAMKTKFAVQPPPPQYPYHKVEPQAKYESLPVPQRESQGKIMTELGALSNSSTLAKTSPVLHTSSSSTGGPSPFQSVKPEAASESHEKRLDILNIFKTYIPKDLATLYQSWGANANNLDNAGMLRTQARQGDYVCIECGKCFTQPSHLRTHMRSHTVVFESNGLRGTEVHTTSADAPKQGRDHSSADIAHTVPLKKGT, encoded by the exons ATGGACCTTAGGAAAGAAATTGATATGGAGCTACGAGAAACCAACCCAAAGTCAACTAAAAATGACATGGAAGATGATAAAGCATCATCCTTTAGTTGTGTCATCTGTGGTAAAAGCTTCCCCTTTCAGAGCTCTCTTTCACAGCACATGCGAAAGCACACTGGTGAAAAGCCATACAAATGCCCTTATTGCGACCACAGGGCTGCTCAAAAAGGAAATTTAAAGATACACTTGCGAACCCACCGAACTGGTACAATTAGTCAGGCTCATGATGTTGAAATGGGTGATTCGCACGTTGGAGAACTTGGAGCATCTGAAGGTATGGGTGGCTGTGCAAGCCCAACTAAAAGCACATCAGCATGCAACAGGATACTTAATGGTTCAGCACAAATAGACGACTCTGAAGTGGTGGATGATGACAAGCCTGGGAGTTACCAGTGCAGTTTTTGTAAGAATAAGTATGATCGAAAGAAAGAACTCGACCAGCACCTTCTACAAGTGCACAAGCCATATAAATGTAAATTTTGTAGTTATATGACATTGAGAGAGGAGACACTGTTAAACCATATTGAGAAAGACCATATCACAACTTCAATTCCGTTGAACAGGGAACCCTTTGCCGAGAATGGCAAGAGTGAGGTTAGTGCAGGAGAGTTCCCTTGTGAAGTATGCGGCCAGGCATTTGGTCAAGCGTGGTTTCTTAAAGCCCACATGAAAAAGCACCGCGGGTCATTTGATCATGGTTGCCATATATGTGGTAGAAGATTTAAGGAGCCATGGTTCTTAAAAAATCATATGAAATCTCATGGCCCAAAAACTGGGAGCAAAAATAAACCTAAATCTGACACTGAGCCAGTAGCCACTATTAATGATGTTGTTCAGGAAGAGGCTATAATGACTGGGTTATCCCTCTACGAAGTCTGCACAAAATGCGggaatttttttacaaatattgaaAGCTTAAATGCTCATAACCTCGTGCATTGCAaaactgaggaaaacccagttgaAGACAAATCAGAGCAGGCAATGGAAGTCTTATACAATGGAACTCCAGATGTACCTGAGGCCAAGCATTTTTTCTTAGATTATCTAAAACTAAAACCTTTAGAAGAAGTGGGTAAAATCTCAAATACACAGCAAGGTAAACGAGTTCCCGAACTTGACCCAGTCAATAGCTATCAAGCATGGCAGCTGTCTACCAAAGGAAAAGTTGCAGAGGCCTCAGAGTATGTAAAATACCTGGGATGGGATGAAACCTTAGCAGATGCAGATGTAACGTATGATAAGGATAAAGGTGAATATGTCTTTGTTGGTCAGGAGAAGCGTAAACGAGAGACTGAAAGTCAGGGTACTGGCAATCCCAAGAAGCGCAGTTGCTCAAGTGGTAGCCGCCCCGAGAAAGGTATAAGTGGCCAATCAGGAGAAAATGTGGATGGACCAAATGATTTAGAATTCAGACCACCATCACGGCAGAGCAGGAGATCTTCTCAGAACAAGTCCACAGAGTGTTTTGAATGTGGAAAGATATTTCGCACATACCATCAGATGGTGCTTCATTCCAGGGTGCACAGAAAGGAACGTAGGAGCCTAAGTGAGAGTGGCTCCATCTCTCACCGTGATCGGTATGGCTCAAATAGTGATGGTGACTCTGCTAGCAGGCCCAGTAGTCCAGATTCTGCTTCTGCTCCAGAGGATTCTGTTGCTTCAGGTATGGGAGAGGATGGCCCAGATGATGATAGTTTTGAAGAAGCTACTTCTCAGTCTCCAG GAATGAAGCAATATCCTCGTGACTATTCCGGAGAGGATACCCCAGTACAAATGTCCACAACCAGCCACCGGCATGATATCAATTCTAATGACACCAGCAAATTTGAACCAAGTCAGTTTAAACCACAAATACTCCAGTCTCCTTCCGCTTTAGTATCCAACAAACATCCCGACTTTTCTGTTGTCAAATCTGAGTTTCCTTCTGATCTAAAAATACCAGCATTCAAGTATAATAAAGACCCCCACGGTTCTGGAAATCTTATACAAGATGTTAGTAGCAGCACATCTTCTGAGGCACAACATAGTCATGACATTGCAGTTGACATGAAAAAAGGTTTCTCCGGTGAAAAGGGCCCCCCCAATGGTGTGGCGCTAGATTTGATAAAGGACCACAGCGGAGTAGAAAAAAGCACTACTATAAAACAAGAATTTGTTCCATTGGATCTTAGTGAAAAATCTACCAGGGAGGAATCGTGTAGTAAGCGTTCTATTTCTGCGCTGCAGGCAGCTTTGGTTCTTCACCAGTGTCCCTACTGCAGTCACAAAACATACTACCCGGAGGTTTTATGGATGCACAAAAGAATTTGGCACAAAGTCAGCTGTAACTCCATGGCTCCTCCATGGATTCAACAAAATGGGTTCAAAAATTTGAAAAACAATGTCCTATTCTTAGCTAGAAATGGCAGAACAGGTCCGCCGCCAGCACTTGGTGGTAAAGAATGTCAGCCTTTGCCCATTGCAAGATTCACACGTACTCAGATACCAACTCGTTCATCGACATCTAAAGGAAACTCTTCCAATGCAGGAACTGTTCCTAAAGCAACAAGTGCGTCCCAGGGGCGTGACAACTCTCGTGGCTTCAGTGGTTCTAAGGCTACAAATGTtgacctgcagagacagcctaaatCGGCACTTACACAGGAACCCTATAATCCAGCAATCCAGCAACAGCATTCAAAACCCAAATATGAAGCAAGTCCAAAATTACTTCAGTCTGGAAATTTCAGTAGAAGCCACACACCTGCTCAAATGGCAGCATCAAGACAAATTTTGCAGCCATCCACTAGCAAGCAAGTTGAGAAGTATATGATGCCTCAAGGAGGGCCTAGCTTTGCCTCTACAAATAATAAACTTTCTCTGTCTGATGCAATGAAAACCAAATTCGCTGtacaaccaccaccaccacaatacCCATATCACAAGGTAGAACCCCAAGCAAAATATGAGAGCCTTCCAGTGCCTCAACGGGAATCTCAGGGCAAGATCATGACTGAACTTGGGGCATTGTCCAACTCTAGTACATTAGCCAAAACCAGCCCTGTGTTACATACATCATCTAGTTCTACAggaggcccatctcctttccaATCAGTAAAACCAGAAGCAGCATCTGAGAGCCATGAAAAACGCCTAGACATTTTAAATATCTTTAAGACCTACATTCCAAAGGACCTAGCTACACTGTACCAAAGTTGGGGTGCCAATGCCAATAATTTGGATAATGCAG GAATGCTTAGGACACAGGCACGACAAGGAGACTATGTTTGcattgaatgtggaaaatgttttacccAGCCGAGCCACTTACGAACTCATATGAGGTCCCACACag TGGTATTTGAGTCTAATGGACTCCGAGGTACTGAAGTTCACACCACCTCCGCAGATGCCCCAAAACAA
- the ZNF516 gene encoding zinc finger protein 516 isoform X1: protein MDLRKEIDMELRETNPKSTKNDMEDDKASSFSCVICGKSFPFQSSLSQHMRKHTGEKPYKCPYCDHRAAQKGNLKIHLRTHRTGTISQAHDVEMGDSHVGELGASEGMGGCASPTKSTSACNRILNGSAQIDDSEVVDDDKPGSYQCSFCKNKYDRKKELDQHLLQVHKPYKCKFCSYMTLREETLLNHIEKDHITTSIPLNREPFAENGKSEVSAGEFPCEVCGQAFGQAWFLKAHMKKHRGSFDHGCHICGRRFKEPWFLKNHMKSHGPKTGSKNKPKSDTEPVATINDVVQEEAIMTGLSLYEVCTKCGNFFTNIESLNAHNLVHCKTEENPVEDKSEQAMEVLYNGTPDVPEAKHFFLDYLKLKPLEEVGKISNTQQGKRVPELDPVNSYQAWQLSTKGKVAEASEYVKYLGWDETLADADVTYDKDKGEYVFVGQEKRKRETESQGTGNPKKRSCSSGSRPEKGISGQSGENVDGPNDLEFRPPSRQSRRSSQNKSTECFECGKIFRTYHQMVLHSRVHRKERRSLSESGSISHRDRYGSNSDGDSASRPSSPDSASAPEDSVASGMGEDGPDDDSFEEATSQSPGMKQYPRDYSGEDTPVQMSTTSHRHDINSNDTSKFEPSQFKPQILQSPSALVSNKHPDFSVVKSEFPSDLKIPAFKYNKDPHGSGNLIQDVSSSTSSEAQHSHDIAVDMKKGFSGEKGPPNGVALDLIKDHSGVEKSTTIKQEFVPLDLSEKSTREESCSKRSISALQAALVLHQCPYCSHKTYYPEVLWMHKRIWHKVSCNSMAPPWIQQNGFKNLKNNVLFLARNGRTGPPPALGGKECQPLPIARFTRTQIPTRSSTSKGNSSNAGTVPKATSASQGRDNSRGFSGSKATNVDLQRQPKSALTQEPYNPAIQQQHSKPKYEASPKLLQSGNFSRSHTPAQMAASRQILQPSTSKQVEKYMMPQGGPSFASTNNKLSLSDAMKTKFAVQPPPPQYPYHKVEPQAKYESLPVPQRESQGKIMTELGALSNSSTLAKTSPVLHTSSSSTGGPSPFQSVKPEAASESHEKRLDILNIFKTYIPKDLATLYQSWGANANNLDNAGMLRTQARQGDYVCIECGKCFTQPSHLRTHMRSHTGERPFQCRYCPYSASQKGNLKTHVQCVHRVPFDNSEYPDKQLLRPTSDDPNNYMEDQLENLPSNHQVAGAVVLK, encoded by the exons ATGGACCTTAGGAAAGAAATTGATATGGAGCTACGAGAAACCAACCCAAAGTCAACTAAAAATGACATGGAAGATGATAAAGCATCATCCTTTAGTTGTGTCATCTGTGGTAAAAGCTTCCCCTTTCAGAGCTCTCTTTCACAGCACATGCGAAAGCACACTGGTGAAAAGCCATACAAATGCCCTTATTGCGACCACAGGGCTGCTCAAAAAGGAAATTTAAAGATACACTTGCGAACCCACCGAACTGGTACAATTAGTCAGGCTCATGATGTTGAAATGGGTGATTCGCACGTTGGAGAACTTGGAGCATCTGAAGGTATGGGTGGCTGTGCAAGCCCAACTAAAAGCACATCAGCATGCAACAGGATACTTAATGGTTCAGCACAAATAGACGACTCTGAAGTGGTGGATGATGACAAGCCTGGGAGTTACCAGTGCAGTTTTTGTAAGAATAAGTATGATCGAAAGAAAGAACTCGACCAGCACCTTCTACAAGTGCACAAGCCATATAAATGTAAATTTTGTAGTTATATGACATTGAGAGAGGAGACACTGTTAAACCATATTGAGAAAGACCATATCACAACTTCAATTCCGTTGAACAGGGAACCCTTTGCCGAGAATGGCAAGAGTGAGGTTAGTGCAGGAGAGTTCCCTTGTGAAGTATGCGGCCAGGCATTTGGTCAAGCGTGGTTTCTTAAAGCCCACATGAAAAAGCACCGCGGGTCATTTGATCATGGTTGCCATATATGTGGTAGAAGATTTAAGGAGCCATGGTTCTTAAAAAATCATATGAAATCTCATGGCCCAAAAACTGGGAGCAAAAATAAACCTAAATCTGACACTGAGCCAGTAGCCACTATTAATGATGTTGTTCAGGAAGAGGCTATAATGACTGGGTTATCCCTCTACGAAGTCTGCACAAAATGCGggaatttttttacaaatattgaaAGCTTAAATGCTCATAACCTCGTGCATTGCAaaactgaggaaaacccagttgaAGACAAATCAGAGCAGGCAATGGAAGTCTTATACAATGGAACTCCAGATGTACCTGAGGCCAAGCATTTTTTCTTAGATTATCTAAAACTAAAACCTTTAGAAGAAGTGGGTAAAATCTCAAATACACAGCAAGGTAAACGAGTTCCCGAACTTGACCCAGTCAATAGCTATCAAGCATGGCAGCTGTCTACCAAAGGAAAAGTTGCAGAGGCCTCAGAGTATGTAAAATACCTGGGATGGGATGAAACCTTAGCAGATGCAGATGTAACGTATGATAAGGATAAAGGTGAATATGTCTTTGTTGGTCAGGAGAAGCGTAAACGAGAGACTGAAAGTCAGGGTACTGGCAATCCCAAGAAGCGCAGTTGCTCAAGTGGTAGCCGCCCCGAGAAAGGTATAAGTGGCCAATCAGGAGAAAATGTGGATGGACCAAATGATTTAGAATTCAGACCACCATCACGGCAGAGCAGGAGATCTTCTCAGAACAAGTCCACAGAGTGTTTTGAATGTGGAAAGATATTTCGCACATACCATCAGATGGTGCTTCATTCCAGGGTGCACAGAAAGGAACGTAGGAGCCTAAGTGAGAGTGGCTCCATCTCTCACCGTGATCGGTATGGCTCAAATAGTGATGGTGACTCTGCTAGCAGGCCCAGTAGTCCAGATTCTGCTTCTGCTCCAGAGGATTCTGTTGCTTCAGGTATGGGAGAGGATGGCCCAGATGATGATAGTTTTGAAGAAGCTACTTCTCAGTCTCCAG GAATGAAGCAATATCCTCGTGACTATTCCGGAGAGGATACCCCAGTACAAATGTCCACAACCAGCCACCGGCATGATATCAATTCTAATGACACCAGCAAATTTGAACCAAGTCAGTTTAAACCACAAATACTCCAGTCTCCTTCCGCTTTAGTATCCAACAAACATCCCGACTTTTCTGTTGTCAAATCTGAGTTTCCTTCTGATCTAAAAATACCAGCATTCAAGTATAATAAAGACCCCCACGGTTCTGGAAATCTTATACAAGATGTTAGTAGCAGCACATCTTCTGAGGCACAACATAGTCATGACATTGCAGTTGACATGAAAAAAGGTTTCTCCGGTGAAAAGGGCCCCCCCAATGGTGTGGCGCTAGATTTGATAAAGGACCACAGCGGAGTAGAAAAAAGCACTACTATAAAACAAGAATTTGTTCCATTGGATCTTAGTGAAAAATCTACCAGGGAGGAATCGTGTAGTAAGCGTTCTATTTCTGCGCTGCAGGCAGCTTTGGTTCTTCACCAGTGTCCCTACTGCAGTCACAAAACATACTACCCGGAGGTTTTATGGATGCACAAAAGAATTTGGCACAAAGTCAGCTGTAACTCCATGGCTCCTCCATGGATTCAACAAAATGGGTTCAAAAATTTGAAAAACAATGTCCTATTCTTAGCTAGAAATGGCAGAACAGGTCCGCCGCCAGCACTTGGTGGTAAAGAATGTCAGCCTTTGCCCATTGCAAGATTCACACGTACTCAGATACCAACTCGTTCATCGACATCTAAAGGAAACTCTTCCAATGCAGGAACTGTTCCTAAAGCAACAAGTGCGTCCCAGGGGCGTGACAACTCTCGTGGCTTCAGTGGTTCTAAGGCTACAAATGTtgacctgcagagacagcctaaatCGGCACTTACACAGGAACCCTATAATCCAGCAATCCAGCAACAGCATTCAAAACCCAAATATGAAGCAAGTCCAAAATTACTTCAGTCTGGAAATTTCAGTAGAAGCCACACACCTGCTCAAATGGCAGCATCAAGACAAATTTTGCAGCCATCCACTAGCAAGCAAGTTGAGAAGTATATGATGCCTCAAGGAGGGCCTAGCTTTGCCTCTACAAATAATAAACTTTCTCTGTCTGATGCAATGAAAACCAAATTCGCTGtacaaccaccaccaccacaatacCCATATCACAAGGTAGAACCCCAAGCAAAATATGAGAGCCTTCCAGTGCCTCAACGGGAATCTCAGGGCAAGATCATGACTGAACTTGGGGCATTGTCCAACTCTAGTACATTAGCCAAAACCAGCCCTGTGTTACATACATCATCTAGTTCTACAggaggcccatctcctttccaATCAGTAAAACCAGAAGCAGCATCTGAGAGCCATGAAAAACGCCTAGACATTTTAAATATCTTTAAGACCTACATTCCAAAGGACCTAGCTACACTGTACCAAAGTTGGGGTGCCAATGCCAATAATTTGGATAATGCAG GAATGCTTAGGACACAGGCACGACAAGGAGACTATGTTTGcattgaatgtggaaaatgttttacccAGCCGAGCCACTTACGAACTCATATGAGGTCCCACACag